In Uranotaenia lowii strain MFRU-FL chromosome 2, ASM2978415v1, whole genome shotgun sequence, one genomic interval encodes:
- the LOC129741697 gene encoding uncharacterized protein LOC129741697, which yields MRALAGGFYIATIGHNGGRQANGISIFHRGTKRFCEAAPLLEIWIILAGCSVHAVRLSVANSLVNGIRKDVWEFVETFQEDATHAQISVRLSAIDDLWERFCEVLVDIKSHEDFAADEDLYVRERKELSDRYYYAKSFLMDKAKCRTELNTLNQSVHIGEPSHGSFDHVRLPQIKLQSFNGNIDEWLGFRDLYLSLIHCKLDLPEVEKFHYLKGCLQGEPKALIDPLQITRANYTVAWDMLLKRYNNSKQLKKRQVQSLFKLSSVNKESVAELLQLLEGFERIVNTLDQVLDANDYKDLLLVNYLVSLLDPVTRRSWEEESASKEEDTLADLTDFLHRRVRVLEALPPRLNDSKSAPSQITSHMARECPSKFSCRNCGGRHHTLVCFKGKDGEISESSRSGATNSGDQLRGETSCRASNTASTCLTTGVERRANCRVLLATAVVLLEDEMGNRFPARALLDSGSESNFISERLSQRLVMSRKRVDVAILGIGRTSTRVKHKVQAVVRSRVNNYSKEMEFLVLPKVTVDLPTATVSTDEWSFPDGIELADPSFFESKVVDLVLGIESFFDFFETGKRISIGDQLPTLTESVFGWIVSGGLSQEVSARIACNVSTTESLETLVARFWACEELGSENLYSREERLCEEIFQKTVQRDSNGRYTVSLPKNEEVFPNLGDSREIALRRLGATERRLARNMDLRELYTKFMDEYIQLGHMEEVVEISGTKRCFLPHHPVEKESSTTTKLRVVFDASCKTTTGVSLNDGLLTGPVIQDDLRAIILRCRMCQIMVVADVEKMFRQINITREDRPLQSILWRKSPSEPVKTFELKTVTYGTKPAPFLATRTLKQLALDEAESFPLASRVFLEDTYMDDVVSGADDANAALELRIQLDKAAKAGGFRLRKFASNCAEVLQGLAQDSVAIEESSDGSEIDPSMKILGLTWLPKSDVFKYNFNIPEIPKSTVLTKRKVLSVIATLFDPLGLLGAAITTAKIFMQQLWTLRNNDDQRLDWDQPLPPTVGEDWLKYYDQLVSLNSIRIKRCTIIPEAIHKEIHCFSDASEKAYGGCIYLKSVNLSGVVKICLLAAKSRVSPLASQSIPRLELCGALLTSELFKFVQKSMKLECQVYFWTDSTCVWRWLQAVPSTWTTYVANRVAKIQQLTEGCEWRHVPGVDNPSDLISRGIPPEEIAQNRLWWEGPEWLALEKENWPELPDNHLKEIGEEERRRATVTALTPGS from the exons atgaggGCCTTGGCCGGAGGATTCTACATCGCTACAATCGGACACAACGGGGGACGCCAAGCCAACGGAATCTCCATTTTCCATCGTGGAACAAAACGCTTTTGTGAAGCGGCGCCATTGCTGGAA ATTTGGATAATTCTGGCTGGGTGCTCGGTGCATGCAGTACGGTTATCGGTGGCCAACTCGTTAGTCAACGGCATACGTAAAG ATGTTTGGGAGTTCGTTGAAACCTTTCAGGAAGATGCAACGCATGCGCAAATTTCTGTTCGATTATCAGCTATCGATGATTTGTGGGAAAGGTTTTGTGAGGTACTGGTTGACATCAAATCGCATGAGGATTTCGCAGCAGATGAAGATCTTTATGTAAGGGAACGGAAGGAATTAAGTGATCGATATTATTATGCGAAATCTTTCCTTATGGACAAGGCGAAGTGTCGAACGGAGTTGAATACGCTAAATCAGTCCGTTCATATCGGTGAACCTAGTCACGGTAGTTTCGATCATGTTAGGCTTCCACAAATAAAGTTGCAGTCCTTCAACGGAAACATAGACGAATGGCTAGGGTTTCGTGATTTGTATCTCTCACTCATTCATTGTAAGCTAGATTTGCCGGAGGTGGAAAAATTCCATTATTTAAAGGGATGTCTTCAAGGTGAACCGAAAGCATTGATTGATCCCCTTCAGATTACAAGAGCTAACTACACAGTTGCATGGGATATGCTTCTGAAGCGGTACAACAACAGCAAGCAGTTAAAAAAGAGACAGGTACAATCGCTTTTCAAGTTATCCTCGGTGAACAAGGAGTCTGTTGCTGAACTACTACAGTTGTTGGAAGGATTTGAGAGAATTGTCAACACATTAGATCAGGTTTTAGATGCAAATGATTATAAGGATCTTCTTTTGGTGAATTATCTCGTGTCTCTCCTAGACCCCGTGACTCGTAGAAGTTGGGAAGAAGAGTCAGCCTCCAAAGAAGAAGACACTTTAGCCGATTTGACTGATTTTCTGCACAGGCGGGTCCGAGTTTTGGAAGCTCTTCCACCAAGATTGAATGATAGTAAGAGTGCTCCTTCACAAAT AACGTCTCATATGGCTCGAGAATGTCCGTCTAAGTTTTCATGTCGGAATTGTGGAGGGCGCCATCATACACTGGTGTGTTTTAAAGGCAAGGACGGAGAAATCTCGGAATCTTCAAGGTCAGGTGCAACCAATAGCGGTGATCAGCTGCGAGGTGAAACATCTTGTCGGGCTTCTAACACAGCTTCAACATGCTTGACCACGGGCGTCGAGCGCAGGGCTAATTGTAGGGTTCTCTTAGCGACTGCTGTGGTTCTTTTAGAAGATGAAATGGGAAACAGATTCCCAGCTCGAGCGTTGCTTGATTCAGGTTCAGAAAGCAATTTTATTTCGGAAAGATTGAGTCAGCGTTTGGTGATGAGTCGGAAAAGGGTAGATGTAGCGATACTTGGTATTGGTCGGACATCTACCAGGGTTAAACACAAGGTTCAAGCAGTGGTGCGATCGAGGGTGAACAATTACTCTAAGGAAATGGAATTCCTGGTTCTGCCCAAGGTAACTGTCGATTTGCCCACTGCTACGGTATCAACGGATGAATGGTCATTCCCAGATGGAATTGAGTTAGCGGATCCATCATTTTTTGAGTCAAAGGTGGTGGATTTGGTGTTGGGAATTGAGTCGTTCTTTGATTTCTTCGAAACGGGAAAACGGATTTCCATCGGAGATCAATTACCAACACTTACAGAGTCAGTTTTCGGTTGGATAGTTTCTGGAGGTTTATCGCAAGAGGTATCAGCACGGATTGCTTGCAATGTTTCAACAACAGAGTCTCTTGAAACCCTTGTCGCTCGGTTTTGGGCTTGTGAGGAGCTAGGTTCGGAAAATCTATACTCACGAGAGGAGAGGCTTTGCgaggaaattttccagaaaacggTACAGAGAGACAGCAATGGAAGGTACACAGTCTCGCTTCCTAAGAACGAGGAGGTTTTCCCTAATTTAGGTGACTCAAGGGAAATAGCGTTACGGCGTTTGGGCGCAACTGAGCGCAGGTTAGCAAGGAATATGGATTTGCGGGAGCTGTATACTAAGTTCATGGACGAATATATACAGCTAGGTCACATGGAAGAAGTTGTGGAAATTTCTGGTACAAAACGTtgttttttacctcatcatccGGTTGAGAAGGAGAGTAGTACGACTACCAAATTGCGAGTGGTGTTTGATGCTTCATGTAAAACTACTACTGGAGTTTCTCTGAACGATGGATTGCTAACAGGGCCAGTAATCCAGGACGATCTTCGGGCAATAATACTCCGCTGTCGAATGTGTCAGATCATGGTCGTGGcagatgttgaaaaaatgttccGCCAAATCAACATCACAAGGGAAGATCGTCCACTACAGTCAATTTTATGGAGAAAATCACCATCAGAGCCAGTCAAAACGTTCGAGCTTAAGACTGTAACGTACGGCACCAAACCAGCTCCGTTTTTAGCCACGCGCACCTTGAAGCAGTTAGCATTGGATGAAGCAGAGAGTTTCCCTCTAGCATCAAGAGTATTTTTGGAAGATACTTACATGGACGATGTTGTATCAGGGGCAGACGATGCAAACGCAGCTCTCGAACTGAGAATTCAGTTGGATAAAGCTGCAAAAGCAGGAGGATTTCGGCTACGAAAATTCGCATCAAATTGTGCAGAAGTCCTACAAGGGCTTGCACAAGACAGTGTAGCTATTGAAGAGTCTTCAGACGGATCAGAGATAGATCCTTCGATGAAGATACTTGGGCTCACATGGTTACCGAAGTCTGATGTCTTCAAGTACAACTTCAACATTCctgaaattccaaaatcaacGGTTTTGACGAAACGCAAGGTGCTGTCGGTAATTGCTACACTCTTCGACCCGCTGGGACTCCTTGGCGCTGCAATAACAACTGCGAAGATATTTATGCAGCAGCTGTGGACGTTACGGAATAACGACGACCAAAGATTAGATTGGGATCAGCCATTACCTCCAACGGTGGGTGAGGATTGGCTGAAATACTACGATCAACTAGTTTCACTCAACAGCATTCGTATAAAGCGGTGCACTATTATTCCAGAAGCAATTCACAaagaaattcattgtttttcggACGCTTCGGAGAAGGCGTATGGTGGttgtatttatttgaaaagtgtCAACTTAAGTGGAGTGGTTAAGATTTGTTTGTTGGCTGCTAAATCCAGGGTGTCTCCGTTAGCAAGCCAGTCAATTCCACGGTTAGAATTGTGTGGGGCTTTGCTTACTTCCGAACTTTTCAAATTCGTTCAAAAATCCATGAAGTTAGAATGCCAAGTTTACTTCTGGACAGATTCCACTTGCGTTTGGCGATGGTTGCAGGCTGTTCCATCTACTTGGACCACCTACGTGGCAAACAGAGttgcgaaaatacaacaactCACGGAGGGTTGTGAATGGAGACATGTTCCCGGCGTTGACAATCCATCAGATCTGATTTCTCGGGGAATTCCACCTGAAGAAATCGCCCAGAATCGCTTGTGGTGGGAAGGTCCAGAGTGGTTGGCGCTAGAGAAGGAAAACTGGCCAGAACTACCAGATAACCATTTAAAGGAGATTGGCGAAGAAGAAAGGCGTCGAGCAACAGTAACAGCATTG